From the genome of Rhineura floridana isolate rRhiFlo1 chromosome 7, rRhiFlo1.hap2, whole genome shotgun sequence, one region includes:
- the ADRA2A gene encoding alpha-2A adrenergic receptor, with translation MFNLEIPFTERGGFASLAHLHPQHMDGNGSLNGSDGGEKEGLPYPLYTTLALITLATLLMLFTVFGNVLVIIAIFTSRALKAPQNLFLVSLASADILVATLVIPFSLANEVMDHWYFGKVWCEIYLALDVLFCTSSIVHLCAISLDRYWSITQAIQYNLKRTPRRIKSIIFLVWVISAVISFPPLISIMKQGDPDSQQAKLKPESKAPSCSINKETWYIISSCIGSFFAPCLIMILVYVRIYQIAKRRTRVPPGQRREAAERRQNGLADKEGTPAMTKLNGEKAAVAGGSQEREEVNGLDLEDTSSSEHNETPQARKQERPQRGKGKTKLSQIKPGDTLPNRAEEERNAKASRWRGRQNREKRFTFVLAVVIGVFVVCWFPFFFTYTLTAVCKSCPVPHTLFKFFFWFGYCNSSLNPVIYTIFNHDFRRSFKKILCRIDRKRIV, from the coding sequence ATGTTTAACCTAGAGATCCCGTTCACTGAGAGGGGGGGATTCGCTTCCCTGGCGCACCTGCACCCCCAGCACATGGATGGCAACGGGAGCCTGAACGGGAGCGATGGTGGGGAGAAAGAAGGCCTCCCTTATCCCTTGTACACCACCTTGGCCCTTATCACCCTTGCCACGCTGCTCATGCTCTTCACTGTCTTTGGCAACGTCTTGGTCATCATTGCCATTTTCACTAGCCGGGCCCTCAAGGCCCCTCAGAACCTCTTCCTGGTCTCCTTGGCCTCAGCCGACATCCTGGTGGCCACGCTGGTTATCCCCTTCTCTCTGGCCAATGAAGTGATGGACCACTGGTACTTTGGCAAAGTGTGGTGCGAGATCTACCTGGCCTTAGATGTGCTATTCTGCACCTCTTCCATTGTACATCTCTGCGCTATCAGCCTAGATCGCTACTGGTCAATCACCCAGGCCATTCAGTACAACCTCAAGCGCACACCCCGCCGCATCAAAAGCATCATTTTCCTCGTCTGGGTCATTTCGGCCGTCATCTCTTTCCCACCGCTCATCTCCATCATGAAGCAGGGTGATCCTGACAGCCAGCAAGCCAAGCTGAAGCCAGAGAGCAAGGCACCCAGTTGCAGCATCAACAAAGAGACGTGGTACATCATCTCTTCTTGCATTGGCTCGTTTTTTGCTCCCTGCCTCATCATGATCCTGGTCTATGTCCGTATCTACCAGATTGCAAAGAGGAGGACTCGGGTGCCTCCTGGCCAGAGAAGGGAGGCCGCAGAGAGGAGGCAGAACGGGCTGGCAGATAAGGAGGGCACGCCTGCAATGACCAAGCTGAATGGGGAGAAGGCAGCAGTGGCAGGAGGAAGCCAGGAAAGGGAAGAAGTCAACGGCCTTGACTTGGAGGACACCTCCTCCTCGGAACACAATGAGACTCCTCAGGCCAGGAAACAGGAGAGGCCACAAAGAGGCAAAGGTAAAACCAAACTAAGCCAGATTAAGCCTGGGGACACTTTGCCCAACAGAGCAGAGGAGGAAAGGAACGCAAAAGCTTCCAGGTGGAGGGGCAGGCAGAACCGAGAGAAGCGCTTCACCTTTGTGCTGGCGGTTGTGATTGGTGTTTTTGTGGTTTGCTGGTTCCCTTTCTTCTTCACCTACACGTTGACTGCTGTTTGTAAGAGCTGCCCCGTGCCTCATACCCTCTTCAAGTTCTTCTTCTGGTTTGGTTATTGCAACAGTTCTTTGAACCCTGTCATCTATACCATCTTCAACCACGACTTCAGGAGATCCTTTAAAAAGATTCTTTGCAGAATAGACCGGAAAAGGATTGTGTGA